One Clostridia bacterium genomic window carries:
- a CDS encoding amino acid adenylation domain-containing protein: MSKDEILQERKARLSAEKLALLEKLKGFKSDTAATAIQPRPGNEPVPLSYAQQRLWFLDQLVPNNPAYNAIVEFCMSGEVDTVILEKCINEIISRHEALRTTFKSINGQAYQEISPKLELKLPVADLREYSDSEMEKQMQKLKTVEGRHVFDLTKGPLIRTLLCRLDENRHILLVNIHHIVVDGWSIGLLLKELMTLYMAFSAGKPSPLPALPIQYSDFSVWQRKWLQGEIIQSQLSYWKEKLGKERSALELPADRVRPPIQSFRGGNIKFRIPPSVTKRIKELCEQENATLFMILITALKVLLYRYTNQEVIMVGTPIANRNRVEVENLIGFFVNTIVLKTDLSGNPSFRELLGRVREEANDAYKHQDLPFEVLVDELQPERNLSQNPLFQVCFVLQNIPMPKRTEVSELKLSVDAINEVRNDTSKFDLWIEVIDKVDYLDADVEYNSDIFNESTVARILESYKILLQGIASNPEKGIAYLPVMSEEEKQKLLYEWNDTAVVYPQGDMCLHEIIERQVDRTPDAPAVLFQDNKLTYKELDRKANQMASYLIKKGVGPETLVGICMERSLELIVSLLGILKAGGAYVPLDPSYPAERLAFMLEDSKPPLILTQLKLANTISANNSEVVCIDADMEVLSCESQDGSGCRTASGNLAYMIYTSGSTGKPKGAMNTHKGIVNRLLWMQEEYGLNETDRVLQKTPFSFDVSVWEFFWPLITGACMVLAKPEGHKDPSYLSRLIQKEGITTIHFVPSMLQVFLEEEGIENCDTLKRVISSGEALSFSTQELFHKRLKAGLHNLYGPTEAAVDVTYWACRRGSEQRMVPIGRPVANTQIYILDKNLNPVPTGVPGELHIGGIQVARGYHNRPELTEEKFIPDPFSGEEGARLYKTGDLARYLPDGNIEYVGRIDFQVKIRGIRIELGEIEAVLEEHPGVQKAAVVVQEYEHMPDHKQLVAYVISDLQERAEEKGLPAENLHDSQVSEWETVFDKAYKTNTENIEADFNISSWNSSYTGLPLLAEEMREWVDAIVGRILALKPEKVLEIGCGTGLLLSRIAPRCDKYWGSDISSMVLDYVRNNLIEKRKDLSHVKLLRKNADDFSVFDDEGFNVVVLNSVVQYFPDVNYFLSVLKKAVQMVNHNGGGAVFLGDIRNFSLLETFHTDIELEKALSSLTIEQLKQRVSKRIRQEQELLIDPEFFLALKEQLSEISHVEVQLKRGKYHNELTRYRYDVILHVGGSPAAEREAINFDWHKEDMNIDRLEEILKNDPPELLHITNIPNARNQSVNRKLSILKKLEPGENVEKIRHICSLQDQDEGVDPETIWGLCDRLDYGADIVWCSGAADGSYEITLKHKSVLQQNPAVIAQSGLKKNYHRLDSYANNPLLDRIANRLVPELRGYLKEKLPDHMIPSSFVVIKEMPVNSNGKLDRKALPAPVVELPDSGENIMAPVTPAEKILAEVWAEVLGLERVGTNNNFFSLGGDSIHSIRVVARAKQKGVEITPQHMFKYQTISELAAALESETCTGELQVQDDFSGFDYSERDRKKIKEILSSGDIEDVYPLAPFQEHMLNRYLSSPETGLFLVQNMMIVPFSGGWDIDFYENVWQALVDRHEALRTSFVWEELDKPLQLVHKNVKISLAYEDWREISEEMRDARLEEFLKDDRTRGIELGKPRGIRVFIGQMQDCSLLLFSFSYMCLDGWSFNTIFDEFDKILNAFLKGQTVNLKQIRKYKDCVAIIQKEDLSQIRAFWENKLRDFDRPTPLASGIPGNKPDNESGFARQCIKMSRETSDKLRQLAREYRLTLGTLVQGTWSLIQSYYSRRNDIVYGIIINGRPVALKGVEDMVGPFLNIIPLRVRISSSDLLLEWLKNLMAQIVELSRYQNTPLRRLQEWNLIPADRPFAQNYLVFQNATVEELNAKTPNHFFVSKMGFPLRVDLYPESELALHMSYYRNVFNDESISCLIRNFQQVLEDILVNPVQKRISDICDLIEMPPKDSIRNPRVFYEGKLRIDDIKG; this comes from the coding sequence ATGTCTAAAGATGAGATACTTCAAGAACGTAAGGCCAGGCTATCTGCAGAAAAGCTGGCCCTGCTCGAAAAACTGAAGGGTTTTAAATCGGATACTGCCGCTACGGCTATACAGCCACGCCCGGGAAATGAACCTGTTCCGTTATCTTATGCACAGCAGAGACTGTGGTTTTTAGACCAACTGGTACCTAATAATCCTGCTTATAACGCGATTGTGGAATTTTGCATGTCCGGTGAAGTAGATACTGTAATACTTGAGAAATGCATCAATGAAATAATAAGCCGGCATGAAGCACTGCGTACTACTTTTAAGAGCATAAACGGGCAGGCATACCAGGAAATCTCACCAAAGCTTGAGTTGAAACTGCCTGTAGCAGACTTAAGAGAATATAGTGACAGCGAAATGGAAAAGCAGATGCAGAAGCTGAAAACAGTAGAAGGAAGACATGTTTTTGACTTGACCAAGGGGCCTCTCATACGTACTTTGTTATGCCGCTTAGACGAAAACAGGCATATACTGCTTGTGAATATCCATCACATAGTAGTTGACGGATGGTCAATTGGACTATTATTGAAAGAACTGATGACCCTGTATATGGCATTCTCGGCAGGAAAGCCTTCGCCGCTTCCGGCACTACCTATACAGTATTCCGACTTTTCCGTATGGCAGCGTAAATGGCTGCAAGGGGAGATTATCCAATCACAGCTTTCTTATTGGAAAGAAAAACTCGGCAAGGAGAGAAGTGCACTGGAATTGCCGGCTGACCGTGTAAGGCCGCCTATTCAATCCTTCAGGGGCGGGAACATAAAGTTCCGGATTCCGCCTTCAGTTACAAAACGCATTAAGGAACTGTGCGAACAGGAAAATGCAACACTTTTCATGATACTGATCACTGCATTGAAGGTATTGCTTTACAGATATACGAACCAGGAAGTCATTATGGTAGGAACACCGATAGCCAACCGCAACAGGGTTGAGGTAGAAAATCTTATCGGATTTTTTGTTAACACTATAGTGCTGAAAACCGATCTCTCCGGTAATCCGAGCTTTAGAGAATTATTGGGGAGGGTTCGTGAAGAAGCCAATGATGCGTACAAGCACCAGGACCTGCCCTTTGAAGTACTTGTGGATGAACTGCAGCCCGAACGCAATCTGAGCCAGAATCCGCTATTCCAGGTGTGTTTTGTCCTGCAGAATATTCCCATGCCTAAAAGAACAGAGGTTTCCGAATTGAAATTGTCTGTAGATGCAATAAATGAGGTACGCAACGATACCTCCAAGTTTGATCTGTGGATTGAGGTCATAGATAAAGTTGATTATCTTGATGCGGATGTGGAGTATAATTCGGATATTTTCAACGAGTCTACTGTTGCTAGAATTTTAGAAAGTTACAAAATCCTCCTGCAGGGGATAGCTTCCAATCCGGAGAAGGGGATAGCTTATCTTCCCGTAATGTCCGAAGAAGAAAAACAAAAGCTGCTGTATGAATGGAACGATACTGCAGTTGTATACCCGCAAGGGGATATGTGTCTCCATGAAATCATCGAGCGTCAGGTTGATAGGACTCCGGATGCACCTGCAGTCCTCTTCCAGGATAATAAGCTTACTTACAAGGAACTTGACCGGAAAGCAAATCAAATGGCAAGCTATCTGATTAAAAAGGGAGTGGGACCGGAGACCTTGGTGGGAATATGTATGGAGCGTTCCCTTGAACTTATTGTCAGCCTGTTGGGAATCTTAAAGGCCGGGGGAGCGTATGTTCCGCTGGATCCTTCATATCCGGCCGAGCGTCTGGCTTTTATGCTGGAAGACTCAAAGCCTCCATTAATACTGACCCAGCTGAAGCTAGCAAATACTATTTCTGCAAACAACTCTGAAGTTGTATGTATAGATGCGGATATGGAAGTATTAAGCTGTGAGAGCCAGGACGGCAGTGGCTGCAGGACGGCAAGTGGTAATCTTGCTTATATGATTTATACGTCAGGGTCTACGGGCAAGCCCAAGGGCGCTATGAATACCCATAAAGGAATAGTAAACAGACTTTTGTGGATGCAGGAGGAATATGGGCTGAATGAGACAGACCGTGTCCTTCAGAAAACCCCTTTCAGTTTTGACGTATCAGTCTGGGAATTCTTCTGGCCGTTAATAACGGGAGCTTGTATGGTGCTGGCTAAGCCTGAAGGCCATAAGGACCCTTCGTACCTTTCACGACTCATACAAAAAGAAGGAATTACAACAATCCATTTTGTTCCCTCCATGCTCCAGGTTTTTCTTGAAGAAGAGGGGATTGAAAACTGTGATACGTTAAAGCGTGTTATCAGCAGTGGCGAGGCATTGTCGTTCTCCACCCAGGAGCTCTTCCACAAACGCCTAAAGGCCGGCTTGCATAATTTGTACGGACCTACTGAAGCTGCAGTAGATGTTACCTATTGGGCGTGCCGCAGGGGAAGCGAACAGCGCATGGTACCCATAGGTCGTCCTGTTGCCAATACGCAGATTTATATTCTGGATAAGAATCTGAATCCCGTACCGACAGGTGTTCCCGGCGAATTACATATAGGCGGGATTCAGGTCGCCCGCGGATATCATAACCGCCCTGAACTGACTGAAGAAAAATTCATACCCGATCCTTTCAGTGGAGAAGAGGGAGCACGCCTTTATAAGACCGGTGACTTGGCCCGTTATTTGCCCGACGGTAATATAGAGTACGTTGGAAGGATAGATTTTCAGGTTAAAATCAGAGGTATACGTATAGAACTTGGGGAGATTGAAGCTGTCCTGGAGGAGCATCCCGGTGTGCAAAAAGCTGCCGTTGTTGTCCAGGAATATGAGCATATGCCTGACCACAAGCAACTAGTAGCTTATGTAATTTCCGATCTGCAGGAGAGGGCAGAGGAGAAAGGCCTGCCTGCAGAAAACCTGCATGATTCACAGGTATCCGAGTGGGAAACGGTATTTGACAAGGCATACAAAACCAATACTGAAAATATTGAGGCGGACTTTAATATTTCAAGCTGGAACAGCAGCTATACGGGTCTCCCGCTGCTTGCAGAGGAAATGCGTGAGTGGGTGGATGCTATAGTTGGACGCATTCTGGCATTAAAACCGGAGAAGGTATTGGAAATAGGCTGTGGTACGGGGCTGCTATTGTCCAGGATTGCCCCCCGGTGTGATAAGTATTGGGGAAGCGACATCTCGTCAATGGTTCTTGATTATGTCAGAAATAACCTGATTGAAAAGAGAAAGGATTTGTCGCATGTAAAGCTGCTGAGAAAAAATGCAGATGATTTCAGTGTATTTGATGATGAAGGGTTCAATGTAGTTGTACTCAACTCCGTTGTACAGTACTTCCCTGATGTGAACTACTTCCTGAGTGTGCTGAAGAAGGCTGTACAGATGGTTAACCATAATGGCGGAGGGGCTGTGTTTTTAGGTGATATACGCAACTTTTCCCTGCTGGAAACCTTCCATACTGATATAGAGCTTGAAAAGGCGCTGTCCTCTCTTACTATAGAACAACTAAAACAGCGGGTTTCAAAACGCATAAGGCAGGAGCAGGAGCTGCTGATTGATCCCGAGTTTTTTCTGGCACTTAAAGAACAACTGTCTGAAATATCCCATGTGGAGGTTCAATTGAAAAGAGGCAAATACCATAATGAACTGACCCGGTACAGGTATGACGTCATTCTTCATGTCGGAGGAAGTCCTGCAGCAGAGAGGGAAGCCATAAATTTTGACTGGCACAAGGAGGATATGAATATTGACAGGCTTGAAGAAATATTAAAAAATGATCCTCCCGAACTACTGCATATTACAAACATACCCAATGCAAGGAACCAATCCGTAAACAGAAAATTATCCATACTGAAAAAACTTGAGCCTGGAGAGAACGTGGAAAAGATAAGACATATATGCAGCCTGCAGGACCAGGACGAAGGTGTGGACCCTGAGACAATATGGGGTTTGTGCGACAGGCTGGATTATGGCGCTGATATTGTCTGGTGCAGTGGAGCGGCTGACGGAAGTTATGAAATTACTTTAAAGCATAAATCGGTTTTACAGCAGAATCCTGCGGTAATTGCCCAAAGCGGACTGAAAAAGAACTATCATAGACTGGACAGTTATGCAAACAATCCTTTGCTGGATAGAATTGCAAACAGACTGGTACCGGAGCTTCGCGGGTATCTGAAGGAAAAGCTGCCTGACCATATGATACCGTCAAGCTTTGTAGTAATAAAAGAGATGCCGGTAAATTCAAACGGTAAACTTGACAGAAAAGCATTGCCGGCTCCGGTTGTGGAGTTGCCGGATTCAGGAGAGAACATTATGGCGCCTGTTACTCCGGCAGAAAAGATTCTGGCTGAGGTTTGGGCTGAGGTTTTAGGTTTGGAGCGTGTTGGAACCAATAATAACTTTTTCAGTCTGGGAGGGGACTCCATCCACAGTATCAGGGTGGTAGCCAGGGCAAAGCAGAAAGGAGTCGAGATAACACCGCAGCATATGTTTAAGTACCAGACTATATCTGAACTAGCTGCTGCTTTGGAATCGGAAACCTGCACAGGTGAATTGCAAGTGCAGGATGATTTCTCCGGATTTGATTACTCAGAGAGGGACAGGAAAAAGATTAAAGAAATATTAAGCAGTGGTGATATTGAGGATGTATACCCGTTGGCTCCATTTCAGGAGCATATGCTGAACCGCTATCTCTCATCACCTGAAACAGGGCTGTTCCTTGTTCAGAACATGATGATAGTGCCTTTTTCAGGAGGATGGGATATAGATTTTTACGAAAATGTGTGGCAGGCATTGGTAGACAGGCATGAGGCGCTAAGAACCTCTTTTGTCTGGGAGGAGCTTGACAAACCGCTTCAGTTGGTACATAAAAACGTGAAGATATCACTTGCATATGAGGATTGGCGTGAGATATCCGAAGAAATGAGAGATGCGAGGCTGGAGGAGTTTTTAAAAGACGACCGTACAAGGGGAATCGAGCTCGGCAAACCAAGGGGAATACGTGTATTTATCGGACAGATGCAGGACTGCAGCCTGCTCCTCTTCAGTTTCAGCTACATGTGCCTTGATGGGTGGAGCTTTAATACAATCTTTGATGAGTTTGACAAAATATTAAATGCCTTCCTAAAAGGTCAGACCGTTAATTTGAAACAAATTAGAAAATATAAGGATTGTGTCGCTATAATACAAAAAGAAGACCTTTCACAGATAAGAGCTTTTTGGGAAAACAAGCTCAGGGATTTTGACCGGCCTACTCCTCTTGCCAGCGGTATTCCGGGAAACAAGCCTGATAATGAAAGCGGATTTGCCCGTCAGTGCATAAAAATGTCCAGGGAAACCTCGGATAAGCTCAGACAGCTGGCCAGAGAGTACCGTTTGACACTTGGTACACTGGTACAAGGCACATGGTCATTGATTCAAAGCTATTATTCACGGAGGAATGATATTGTCTACGGAATTATCATAAACGGCCGCCCTGTAGCACTGAAGGGTGTTGAAGATATGGTAGGGCCTTTCCTTAACATCATTCCGCTGCGTGTCAGGATATCCAGCAGTGATTTGCTGCTGGAATGGCTTAAAAACCTGATGGCACAGATAGTTGAACTCAGCAGATATCAGAATACTCCGCTGAGAAGGCTCCAGGAGTGGAACCTGATACCGGCTGACAGGCCCTTTGCCCAGAATTATCTTGTGTTCCAGAACGCGACAGTAGAAGAACTAAATGCAAAAACGCCAAACCACTTCTTTGTATCCAAAATGGGATTTCCTTTGAGAGTGGATCTTTATCCGGAGAGTGAGCTGGCTTTGCACATGTCTTACTACAGGAATGTTTTCAATGATGAGTCGATTTCCTGTCTGATAAGGAATTTCCAACAGGTATTGGAAGATATTCTGGTTAATCCGGTACAAAAGCGCATATCTGATATTTGCGATTTGATTGAAATGCCCCCAAAGGATTCAATCAGAAATCCCCGAGTCTTCTATGAAGGAAAACTGCGTATTGACGATATCAAGGGGTGA